The following are from one region of the Harpia harpyja isolate bHarHar1 chromosome 4, bHarHar1 primary haplotype, whole genome shotgun sequence genome:
- the FXYD2 gene encoding sodium/potassium-transporting ATPase subunit gamma — MRFASQLMCFPRGARSQSETPAGRHADTMGDEQAPEQGLDRFSYDYETIRNGGLIFAVVAFVVGLLIILSQRFHCGGKKKRRQGNEEDL, encoded by the exons ATGAGGTTTGCCTCCCAATTAATGTGCTTTCCCAGGGGCGCCCGCTCCCAGAGCGAGACACCCGCCGGACGACACGCCGACACGATGGGTGACG agCAAGCGCCCGAGCAGGGCCTGGACAGGTTCAGCTACG actATGAGACCATCCGCAACGGGGGGCTGATCTTCGCCGTTGTGGCTTTTGTCGTCGGGCTCCTCATCATCCTCA GCCAGCGGTTCCACTgcggagggaagaagaagaggag ACAAGGAAACGAGGAAGACCTGTAG